In Diaphorobacter ruginosibacter, the genomic stretch TGGCTTGATGCCGTGGGCCCCCGCTGGTGGCCGATTCTGGGTGCAGCTTATGTGATAGTTGCGACCAAGCGCGTGCAGGGCATGCGGCTGCTGGGGCCATCCTGGCGCAGCGGCGCCGCGCACAAGGCACCGGCGCCCTCACAGGTACCGGTGGCCCATACGCGGCAACATTTTGATCGGAAGTAGGTTTTTGTGACGACACATGTAGTGATCTATACGGACGGGGCGTGCAAGGGCAATCCTGGGCCGGGCGGGTGGGGCGCGGTATTGAGCTCGGGCAAATCGGAGAAGGAGCTGTTCGGAGGTGAGCTAGCAACCACCAACAATCGCATGGAGCTGCTGGCCGTGATCGAGGCGCTGTCGGCTCTCAAGCGTCCTTGCGAGATCACCCTGTACCTGGACAGCCAGTACGTGCGCAAGGGCATCACCGAGTGGATCCACGGATGGAAGAAGAAGAACTGGCGCACTGCGGGCGGCGACCCGGTCAAGAATGTCGAACTCTGGCAGAGGCTTGATGAGCTGGCGACGAACGCGGGCCACAAGATCGACTGGCGCTGGGTGAAGGGCCATGCCGGCGATCCGGGCAATGAGCGCGCCGATGCGCTGGCCAACAAGGGCGTGGAGCGCGCGCTGGGACGCCTCTGAGATCGTCAACACGCGCTGAAGAGCAACTCCGATGCGCTGATCCGGTTGCCGCCCTGGTTCAGGACGATGGCGCCAGTTGCTCTATGGCTTGGTGAATGCTCTGGGCCGAATCGGGGCGCACGAGCCTGGCGATCTCCTTGCCATCACGCAGGAACACCAGCGTGGGCCAGTGCTTGACACTGAAACTGCGCCCAAGGCGCTGGCCAGGGCCATCCTCCACCTTGATGTGCGTTACCTCGGGGCGATCTTCCAGCGCTTGCTCGATCAACGGTTGGGCGCGTTGACAATGCCCGCACCATGGCGTGCCGAATTCGAGCACGGTGGCCCCCGTAAGCTGGTCGACGGTCTCGCGTGTGGGCGGGACGCTGGCATGGCGGCTGGTGTATGGCATAGGTTTGTCTCCCGTTATACCGATTGCAGGATGATGCATATGGTTGTATGGCCCGATGCAGTCATTCTGCCGCTGTGTCATGGCCGATTGTGGTCATGTCATCCGACTTCCGCGCGGAGCCGGGCGTTCATTCCACGTCACATCACGCCATCGAACATCATCACTTCGACGGAATCGCCGGCCTGAATGGTGCCCGAGGCATGGGGCAGCACGATCAGCCCGTTGGCATGGGCCATGGAGCTGAGCACGCCGGAGCCCTGGTTGCCCGTGGTGCATACCTGCAGGGTCCCGTCTGCGGCGCGCGAGACGATGCCGCGCTGGAACTCCGTGCGGCCCGGCCGCTTGCGCAGTGTTTCCGTGCTCGTTGCCTGCAGGAGCGGTGGCTCGGTTCGCACGCACCCCATCATCTGCCGCAGTGCGGGGCGTACGAATGCGAGGAACGTGACCATTGCGGCGACGGGATTGCCGGGCAGGCCGAAGAGCACGCATCGCCCGTCGCCCCTGGGGCGAGAGAGCGAGCCCACGGCCATCGGCCGGCCCGGCCGCATGGCTATGCGCCAGAAAGCCACGTCACCCAATCGATGCATCAGTGCCTTGGTGTGGTCGGCATCGCCCCCGCTGACACCTCCGCTCGTGATGATGGCATCGGCATCCTCGGTGGCCCGGCGCAGCAGGGCTTCGAGTTGTTCGGGTTCATCCTTGACGGACCCCAGGTCCACCACCTGGATGCCAAGGCGGGTGAGCAAGCCGAACAGCGAGAAGCGATTGCTGTCGTACACGGCCCCTTCGCGTGGTGCCTCCCCGGGTTTCAGGATTTCGTCACCCGTCGAGAAGTAGGCGACCCGCAGGCGGCGTTTCACGTCGACCCGGGCCAGCCCCAGGCTGGCGAGCAGCCCCAGAGCTGCGGGCGTGATGAGCTCGCCCCGCGCCAGCGCCACGCTGCCTTGCTCCAGGTCTTCCCCCTTGCGGCGGCGGTTGGCGCCCGCGCGCAGTGCGCCCGCAGGGATCTCGACCAGGCCATCATCCGTGGTGCGGGTGAGTTCGAGCGGCACTACGGTATCGAGACCCGCGGGCATGACCGCTCCGGTCATGATGCGCACACATTGGTCCGCCGCGACGTCGCCCGACCAGGCATGGCCGGCAAGTGCCGTGGCGATGCACGCAAGCCGCAGCGGTTCGCCCGCGCGCAGGCTGTCTCCATGGAAGGCAAAGCCGTCCATGGCCGAGTTGTCGTGGGGTGGCACGTTGATCGGGGAGATCACATCGCTTGCCACTATGCGGTCCAGGGCATCCCACAGATCGACGGTTTCCGTGCCGTGAATCGGCTCGATCATGCGAGCGAGGAAGTCACGCACAACATCGACGGGCATGTCGTTCTGATCGTAGCCCGCGATGCTGTCGGCGATGGTGTTCAATGCAGTCATGAGGCAGGAAGGTTCAATGCGGGGCAACCAGGCAGAGGGCGGACCATCAACAGGTGATCATGGCCGACGCCGTGGATCTTGACGGCACTTGGTTCGCGTCCAAAGATCCGGAATCCGGCACGTTGGTACAGGCGCACCGCACGTTCATTGCTTGCAGTGACGCCAAGCTGCAGCATGTCCAGCCCGGCGAGCTGCTCGGCATGGGCGATGCAGGCTTCGAGCAATTGTCGCGCGATTCCCTGCCGTTCGAAATGAACATCAACCATGACGGCATTGATATGCCCGATGTGCCGCTTGAACAGGGCCTCGGCACGTTCGAAACCCAGGCTGCCGACGAGCCGGTCGTCGTCGGTGAATGCACCCAGGGTGAACGGCCCCTTGCCGGGTTGCGAGAATCGCGCCGCATAGATGATGGGTGGCCGGGTGACGGCCGTGGCGTAGTCCGTCGAGAAGGCCTCGGGTGCGCGCAGCAGCGACGCATCGCGCAGCCGCTTGTAGGCTGGTGCGTCTTCGGTCCGAAGTACGGCGATGCGGATGGCAGCCGGAGGCCGTGAATTCATGTTCCTTGCGGGTTCAGGCATCGAGTGGGTGCTCCGGCGGTGCGGCGTGCCGGGAAAGGGCCTCGAGTCTTCGCAGATCGTCGGGTGTGTTGGTGTTGGCGAAGGCCTGTGGATCATCGGCGGGAAGGTCGAATGCCACGATGCTGTGCGGTTGGCTCTGCAGCCAGCGCATGACGCGGTGCTCGCCGGCCGAAAGGCTGGCGCCTAGACTCGCGCGCAGATCACGGTGCAGGAGGCAGAACACGGGGTGCATGCGCGGGTCTCCCGTGACCTGATCGGGCGCGCAAGCAAAGGCGCATGTGCTGCGGTCGCGGGCCGCGGCATCGCAGAGGCGTCGGGCCAGGTCGGGCGGGAAGCGCGGGGAGTCGCATGGAACCGTCAGCAGCCATTCGGTCTCGATGCGCTCCAGGCCGCTGAGCATCCCGGCGAGCGGGCCGGGAAAATCAGGCAGCGAATCGCGCCACACAGGAGCACCGAATGCCTCGTAGTCCGCAAGATGGCGGTTGGCGCTGAGTGCGCAGCGACCGACCTGCGGGGTGAGCCGCTCGAGGGCGATCTGCGCAAGCGGTCTGCCGAGAAATGTCTGCAGGCCCTTGTCCTCGCCGCCAAAGCGCGAGGCTCTGCCGCCCGCAAGCACCAGCCCGGTGATCTGCTGTGGGTCGATGGGCCGTTCGGCCGATGCGGTTGTGGAAATGGAGGCTCTCCCCGGACTGCGGCGCAGTCGAACTGGACAGTGGGGAGTTTAGCCGCCGATGTAGCTCATCTCCACGCGGCGCTTGTGCTGGCCCGATGTGTCCGCGGGCAATTCGCTGCGCAGCTCGGAGTAGCGGTCGGCCCGGTGGCCCCAGATGTTCGCGATGGCCGCGGCAATATCGGCGTCGCTTGCATCGCCTCGCAGCAGGCTGCGCAGGTCATGGCCGCGTTCGGCGAACAGGCACAGGTAGAGCTGGCCTTCCGTGGAAAGGCGAGCGCGGTTGCAGTCGCCGCAGAAGGCATGGGTGACGCTGCTGATCACGCCCACTTCGCCCAGTGCCGGGCCGTGTCCGCCACTTGCATCGGCATACCCCCAGCGCTTGGCGGTCTCGCCAGGGGCAGTGGCATCAAGCTGGACCAGCGGAAACTCGGCCTTCAGCCGGCGGATGATTTCGTCGGATGGCAATACCTCGTCCATGCGCCAGCCGTTGGTGGAACCCACGTCCATGTATTCGATGAAGCGCAGCGTGATGCCCGATCCGCGGAAATGGCGGGCCATGGGCAGAATCTCGTGGTCGTTGGTGCCGCGCTTGACGACCATGTTGACCTTGATGTGCTCAAAGCCTGCGCTGCGCGCGACCTCGATGCCTTCCAGCACGTCGGCGACGGGGAAGTCCATGTCGTTCATGCCCCGGAAAATCCGGTCGTCGAGGCTGTCGAGACTCACGGTGACGCGCGACAGGCCCGCCGCACGCAGGGCCTGTGCCTTGCGCGCCAGCAGCGAGCCGTTGGTGGTGAGCGTGAGATCGGGGACCTTGCCTTCGAGTGTGCGCAGCGCCGCCAGCTGGGCGATCAGGTTCTCGATGTTCTTGCGCAGCAGCGGTTCGCCACCCGTCAGGCGGATCTTGCGCACGCCCAGCCCCAGAAACTGGCGTGCCAGGCGGGTGATTTCCTCGAAACTCAGGAGGGCGCTGTGGGGCAGGTACGGATAGTCCTTGTTGAAGACTTCCTTGGGCATGCAGTAAGAGCAGCGGAAATTGCAGCGGTCGGTCACGCTGATGCGCAGATCCCGCAACTCGCGCCCGCGCGTATCCGGCACAGGGCCGCCGCGGTGCTGCGCGGAGCCTTGCGGGACGATGGCAGGCAGGGCGCCTCGGCGCTGGTCTACCAGGGGGATGACGCGTTCAGTCATGGGGGCTGTTCGTTCTTCGCTCGGTTTTCTGTTGTTACAGGCGGCGTGATAGCTTGATATTGCGCTATTTTCCGCCAATATGAGGCGCCGTTTCTCCGTGCCGATAGAACTGCGGATAGAACGTCCTCACACCCTCGCCATGAAAATCCCAGCCCTTGCACTGGCCCAGGTGGCGCGGCGGATCGCCGTTCAGATTGTCGCTGAACACGGAGGGCAGGCTCTGGAATGCCGCGGTCGCGAGGTTGAACAGCAGTTCCCGGATGTGCGTGCAACCCTCCACGCCGCCCAGGTGTGTCTGGATGGCCTTGCGCCAGCCGCGCGTCATACCGCATCCGACCATGCGTTGCAGGGATGACAGGGCCTCAGGGCAGCCGCCCAGCGGATGGTCGTCCATGGTGGCTTCGATGGCGTGCACGACCAGGTCGCGGTCGATGGTGACACGCAGGAACATATGATGGATGGGCTCGCCGGCAAGGCGCATGCGGCTGGCATCGCGTACATGCCGGGCATCGTATTCCTTGCTGTCATGCAATTCTCCCTCGATGTCCCACAGGCCGTCGGCGCGCTCGAAACTTCGATAGGTGACGCGGCGAAGGTGCTGGGCAGTGCGTGGAACGGGTGGAGACAGTGGCATGGCGGAACAGGGGGAGGTGGTCAAGGCTACCGGGGCATGCCAGACCATCAAGATTCTTTGTGGAGGGCTTGCATTGGCGCAAAGCTTGCGTCATTGTGAAGGGTCGGGCAGAACTCTGCTGTCGCCTCGGTGTAAACCAGGGCATGCCGGTCGGGCAGCGGGTGGTTGCCATGCATTCGGAGACACGACATGAAGAGCCTCGAAACGCAATTGGCCACCTATGCGGAGTACCACAGGGACCCGCGCAATATCCAGACGCATTTCATTGGCGTTCCGATGATCATGTTCGCGGTGGTCATCCTGCTGTCGCGCCCTGCGGTTGTGGTGGCCGGTATCCTGCCGATGTCGCCCGCGGTGATCGCAGCGCTCGCGGCCTGTATCTACTATGTGCTGCTCGATACGCGGTACGGCTTCGCCATGGCGCTGGTGCTTGCATTGATGCTTGCCGCGGGCCAGTGGGTGGCGCAGCAGTCGACAGCACTGTGGCTGGCCTGCGGGGCGGGGTTGTTTCTGGTGGGATGGGTCATCCAGTTCGTCGGCCATTTCTACGAGGGCCGCAAGCCGGCGTTCGTGGACGACATCATCGGGCTCGTGATCGGGCCGCTCTTCGTGCTGGCGGAACTGGGTTTCCTGATGGGGCTGCGCAACGAGGTCCGCGAAGCCATCGAGAGGCGCGCAGGCCCTGCCCGCAGGCGGGTTGCAGGCACTCTCCCGTAACCTGTCACGCGGTCATTTGGCGTCCGAAAGCTGGATGCAAGGGGCTTGGCTTTAAAATCAGGGGTTTCCAGCATGCCGTGGCACCCGCGGCCCGCTTGCGTGTGAAATTCCGATCCTCCCATCCATTCATCATCACATTCAGACCATGTCCCTGAACAACGTTCCTGCCGGAAAGAATCTTCCAGAGTCCTTCAATGTCGTGATCGAGATTCCCATGGAATCCGACCCGATCAAGTATGAAGTGGACAAGGAAACCGGCGCGATTTTCGTGGATCGCTTCATGACGGCCGCCATGTTCTATCCGGCCAACTACGGCTACGTGCCGCAGACGCTGTCCGGCGACGGCGACCCGGTGGACGTGCTGGTCGTGACTCCCTACAAGCTGCCCCCGGGCGTGGTGGTGCCCTGCCGCGCGCTCGGTATCCTGAAGATGGAAGACGAAGCCGGCGTTGACGGCAAGGTGCTGGCCGTTCCCACTGCCAAGATCCTCAAGCAGTACGCCGGCATCAAGACGCTGGGTGACCTGCCCGAGATCAAGCTGAAGGCCATCGAGCATTTCTTTGCACACTACAAGGATCTGGAAGAAGGCAAGTGGGTGAAGGTGCTGGGTTGGGGCGGCATGGATGAAGCCCACAAGGAACTCACCGACGGCGTTGCCAACTACGAGAAGTCCAAGAAGGCCTGATGCCTTGGGAGGGCTTGTCTGTCCCTCCAGCATTGCCTGTTGAAGCCCGCCCGGTTTTTCACTGGGCGGGCTTTTCTCATTGCAGAGTTGATATGAGTGCGGTTGCCCCTGATGCGCCCACTGCGGGTAATATGGTTGGATCGGCTGCTTCGCCTTGCCCTTCAGGACCTCTGCCCATGCTGCCCATCTCCTCCCTGCGCTCCTCCTCTTCGCGTCGTGCCGCGCAGCAGGCCCCCAGCGTCCCGGTGCTCAAGTACCTGACGTTCCGTCTGGGCGCGGAGGTCTATGGCATCGACATCCTGTGCGTACAGGAGATTCGCTCCTACGAGGAGCCCACCCGCCTGGCGCATGCTCCGGAGTTCGTCAAGGGGGTGCTGCACCTGCGCGGAGTCATCGTGCCGGTCGTCGACCTGCGGCTGAAGCTGCATTGCGCCGAGGCGAGCTACAACGCGTTCACTGTGGTCATCGTGCTGAAGGTGCAGGACATGCTGCTGGGCGCGATCGTGGATGCCGTGGCGGATGTCGTGGCGCTGCAGGATGACGCGATCAAGCCCGCGCCGCGTTTTCAGGGTGCGGTGGACACGGCCTTTGTCCGGGGCATTGCGAATGTCGACGGCGGAATGCTCATCGTGGTCGATATCGAGTCGCTGCTCAGCCCGGCCGAGATGGGCCTTCTGCAGCAGGCGGGCCAGCCGGAGTCCGTGCCTTAGCCCTGAACTCGCGCCAGGTCTTCAGCCGCAGGCGCCGCATGCCTGAAGGGGCTGCGTTCTCGCAACTCGTCCAGGTAGTGGGCGACACCCTGGCCCTCGCGCTCCAGAAAGCGCTCCACGGCGTCCGCAAAGCCCGGGTGGGCCAGCCAGTGCGCGCTGGTGGTCTGAACCGGCAAGAGGGCCCGCGCCATCTTGTGCTGTCCCTGGGCTCCGCCCTCGAAGCGAGCAATGCCCTTTTCGATGCACCACATCAGCGGCTGGTAGTAGCAGGCCTCGAAATGCAGACAGTCCACGCGTTCGAGCGCGCCCCAGTATCGTCCGTAGGCTACGGTGGGGTGATTGTCCACGGCAGGCTGCAAGGCGATCAGGCTGCTTGCAATGGGCCGGCCCTCGCGCTCGGCGACGAACAGCACCCAATGCTCCGACATATCCAGGCGCATGTGCTCGAAGAACGTGCGGGTGAGATAGGGAGCGTTGCCGTGTTCGAGGTAGGTGCGCTCGTAGCAGGCATAGAAGAAATCCCAATCGGCAGCGGATATCTGCGTGCCCTCGAGAATGCGGAAATGCACGCCGGCATCCAGGACGCGGCGGCGTTCCTGGCGGATCTTCTTGCGCTTTTCCTGATGGAGCGACGCGAGGAATGCGTCGAAATCCCCAAAGGGCAGGCCGGTCTGCGGGTGCTGGTTCTGCCAGTGGAACTGCACCGTGTGGCGCAGCATCAGCCCGGCGCTGCTCGCAGCCTGCAGGTCGGCTTCATCGGCGAACAGCATGTGAAGCGAGGACAGGCCCGCATCCCTGGCCCAGCCGACCACGGCACGCAGCAGCATCTCCCGTTGGTGCGCGTCGCGCGCGAGCAGCCGGGAGCCGGGAACGGGTGTGAAGGGCACGGCCACGACGGCCTTCGGGTAGTACGGCAGTCCGTGGCGCTCATAGGCATCGGCCCAGGCCCAGTCGA encodes the following:
- the rnhA gene encoding ribonuclease HI, whose amino-acid sequence is MTTHVVIYTDGACKGNPGPGGWGAVLSSGKSEKELFGGELATTNNRMELLAVIEALSALKRPCEITLYLDSQYVRKGITEWIHGWKKKNWRTAGGDPVKNVELWQRLDELATNAGHKIDWRWVKGHAGDPGNERADALANKGVERALGRL
- a CDS encoding thioredoxin family protein — translated: MPYTSRHASVPPTRETVDQLTGATVLEFGTPWCGHCQRAQPLIEQALEDRPEVTHIKVEDGPGQRLGRSFSVKHWPTLVFLRDGKEIARLVRPDSAQSIHQAIEQLAPSS
- the glp gene encoding gephyrin-like molybdotransferase Glp, which encodes MTALNTIADSIAGYDQNDMPVDVVRDFLARMIEPIHGTETVDLWDALDRIVASDVISPINVPPHDNSAMDGFAFHGDSLRAGEPLRLACIATALAGHAWSGDVAADQCVRIMTGAVMPAGLDTVVPLELTRTTDDGLVEIPAGALRAGANRRRKGEDLEQGSVALARGELITPAALGLLASLGLARVDVKRRLRVAYFSTGDEILKPGEAPREGAVYDSNRFSLFGLLTRLGIQVVDLGSVKDEPEQLEALLRRATEDADAIITSGGVSGGDADHTKALMHRLGDVAFWRIAMRPGRPMAVGSLSRPRGDGRCVLFGLPGNPVAAMVTFLAFVRPALRQMMGCVRTEPPLLQATSTETLRKRPGRTEFQRGIVSRAADGTLQVCTTGNQGSGVLSSMAHANGLIVLPHASGTIQAGDSVEVMMFDGVM
- a CDS encoding GNAT family N-acetyltransferase, whose amino-acid sequence is MNSRPPAAIRIAVLRTEDAPAYKRLRDASLLRAPEAFSTDYATAVTRPPIIYAARFSQPGKGPFTLGAFTDDDRLVGSLGFERAEALFKRHIGHINAVMVDVHFERQGIARQLLEACIAHAEQLAGLDMLQLGVTASNERAVRLYQRAGFRIFGREPSAVKIHGVGHDHLLMVRPLPGCPALNLPAS
- the mobA gene encoding molybdenum cofactor guanylyltransferase MobA, whose translation is MLAGGRASRFGGEDKGLQTFLGRPLAQIALERLTPQVGRCALSANRHLADYEAFGAPVWRDSLPDFPGPLAGMLSGLERIETEWLLTVPCDSPRFPPDLARRLCDAAARDRSTCAFACAPDQVTGDPRMHPVFCLLHRDLRASLGASLSAGEHRVMRWLQSQPHSIVAFDLPADDPQAFANTNTPDDLRRLEALSRHAAPPEHPLDA
- the moaA gene encoding GTP 3',8-cyclase MoaA, with the protein product MTERVIPLVDQRRGALPAIVPQGSAQHRGGPVPDTRGRELRDLRISVTDRCNFRCSYCMPKEVFNKDYPYLPHSALLSFEEITRLARQFLGLGVRKIRLTGGEPLLRKNIENLIAQLAALRTLEGKVPDLTLTTNGSLLARKAQALRAAGLSRVTVSLDSLDDRIFRGMNDMDFPVADVLEGIEVARSAGFEHIKVNMVVKRGTNDHEILPMARHFRGSGITLRFIEYMDVGSTNGWRMDEVLPSDEIIRRLKAEFPLVQLDATAPGETAKRWGYADASGGHGPALGEVGVISSVTHAFCGDCNRARLSTEGQLYLCLFAERGHDLRSLLRGDASDADIAAAIANIWGHRADRYSELRSELPADTSGQHKRRVEMSYIGG
- a CDS encoding DUF2889 domain-containing protein; translation: MPLSPPVPRTAQHLRRVTYRSFERADGLWDIEGELHDSKEYDARHVRDASRMRLAGEPIHHMFLRVTIDRDLVVHAIEATMDDHPLGGCPEALSSLQRMVGCGMTRGWRKAIQTHLGGVEGCTHIRELLFNLATAAFQSLPSVFSDNLNGDPPRHLGQCKGWDFHGEGVRTFYPQFYRHGETAPHIGGK
- a CDS encoding DUF962 domain-containing protein; this encodes MKSLETQLATYAEYHRDPRNIQTHFIGVPMIMFAVVILLSRPAVVVAGILPMSPAVIAALAACIYYVLLDTRYGFAMALVLALMLAAGQWVAQQSTALWLACGAGLFLVGWVIQFVGHFYEGRKPAFVDDIIGLVIGPLFVLAELGFLMGLRNEVREAIERRAGPARRRVAGTLP
- the ppa gene encoding inorganic diphosphatase; translated protein: MSLNNVPAGKNLPESFNVVIEIPMESDPIKYEVDKETGAIFVDRFMTAAMFYPANYGYVPQTLSGDGDPVDVLVVTPYKLPPGVVVPCRALGILKMEDEAGVDGKVLAVPTAKILKQYAGIKTLGDLPEIKLKAIEHFFAHYKDLEEGKWVKVLGWGGMDEAHKELTDGVANYEKSKKA
- a CDS encoding chemotaxis protein CheW, whose protein sequence is MLPISSLRSSSSRRAAQQAPSVPVLKYLTFRLGAEVYGIDILCVQEIRSYEEPTRLAHAPEFVKGVLHLRGVIVPVVDLRLKLHCAEASYNAFTVVIVLKVQDMLLGAIVDAVADVVALQDDAIKPAPRFQGAVDTAFVRGIANVDGGMLIVVDIESLLSPAEMGLLQQAGQPESVP
- a CDS encoding GNAT family N-acetyltransferase → MFGSAAEVDAAQWNALLGMQAHPTPFLAHAYLAAMEQSGSATPDTGWTPVYFTLRSEESATGHPAPWDAACVLYLKPHSYGEYVFDWAWADAYERHGLPYYPKAVVAVPFTPVPGSRLLARDAHQREMLLRAVVGWARDAGLSSLHMLFADEADLQAASSAGLMLRHTVQFHWQNQHPQTGLPFGDFDAFLASLHQEKRKKIRQERRRVLDAGVHFRILEGTQISAADWDFFYACYERTYLEHGNAPYLTRTFFEHMRLDMSEHWVLFVAEREGRPIASSLIALQPAVDNHPTVAYGRYWGALERVDCLHFEACYYQPLMWCIEKGIARFEGGAQGQHKMARALLPVQTTSAHWLAHPGFADAVERFLEREGQGVAHYLDELRERSPFRHAAPAAEDLARVQG